A genomic stretch from Flavobacterium sp. includes:
- a CDS encoding DUF445 domain-containing protein — protein MKTIIDQDISKVKALRRMQRTALGLLGFAVLLFIIAIYFKIPILQAFSEAAMVGGIADWFAVVALFCHPLGIPIWHTAIIPTKKNEIGENLGNFVSEEFLNREKLEIKLDEFNFATKASDWLSQEENADKIASVVAVNIIPGILKAIKDEDIKRFIQVQFKEKLEGINFGNWVAVALEPLQKGDLKNQMLTNLLEVMSSELTNNKDLIRQKVKASTPFLSFGLADKSITEGVFNGLQDFLNEAKKPESAVRLKIDEYIFNFLEKVKNSEEMRVKINDMILGFVGKKEVQDYINGIWDEIKLSITNDLDKGDNSSIKNSISSLIQTFGNGIKEDSIMIDKINNFIKNDLLSVLLNNKKVIGDLISSTVKSWDGKEVSEKLELEIGKDLQYIRINGTLVGGVIGLIIYGVEQLYHYFIM, from the coding sequence ATGAAAACTATTATAGATCAGGATATATCTAAAGTAAAAGCTTTGCGACGAATGCAGCGAACCGCTTTGGGACTTTTAGGATTTGCGGTATTACTTTTTATAATTGCTATTTATTTTAAAATTCCCATTTTACAGGCGTTTAGCGAAGCGGCAATGGTTGGCGGAATTGCCGATTGGTTTGCCGTTGTGGCTCTGTTTTGTCATCCGCTGGGAATCCCGATTTGGCACACAGCTATTATTCCGACTAAGAAAAATGAAATTGGAGAAAACCTTGGAAATTTTGTTTCAGAAGAATTCCTCAATAGGGAAAAACTGGAAATTAAACTTGACGAATTTAATTTTGCCACAAAAGCTTCAGATTGGCTTTCTCAGGAAGAAAATGCAGATAAGATTGCCAGCGTTGTTGCGGTAAATATTATTCCTGGAATTTTAAAAGCGATTAAAGATGAAGATATCAAAAGATTTATTCAGGTTCAGTTTAAAGAAAAACTCGAAGGAATAAATTTTGGAAATTGGGTTGCAGTGGCTTTAGAACCTTTACAGAAAGGGGATTTAAAAAATCAAATGCTGACGAATCTTCTGGAAGTGATGAGCAGCGAGTTAACTAATAATAAAGATTTAATCAGGCAGAAAGTAAAAGCGTCGACTCCGTTTTTAAGTTTCGGACTGGCGGATAAAAGTATTACAGAAGGTGTTTTTAACGGTTTGCAGGATTTTTTAAATGAAGCTAAAAAACCGGAAAGTGCTGTACGTTTAAAAATCGATGAATACATTTTCAATTTTTTAGAAAAAGTAAAAAATTCGGAAGAAATGAGAGTTAAAATCAACGATATGATTTTAGGTTTTGTTGGGAAAAAAGAAGTTCAGGATTACATTAATGGAATTTGGGATGAAATAAAACTTTCGATAACCAATGATTTAGACAAAGGTGATAATTCTTCGATTAAAAATAGTATTTCAAGCCTTATCCAGACTTTTGGAAACGGAATTAAAGAAGATTCAATTATGATTGACAAAATCAATAATTTCATTAAAAATGATTTGCTGTCGGTTCTTCTAAATAATAAAAAAGTAATTGGAGATTTAATATCATCAACCGTAAAAAGCTGGGACGGAAAAGAGGTTTCTGAAAAACTGGAATTAGAAATAGGAAAAGATCTTCAATACATCAGAATCAACGGAACTTTAGTTGGCGGTGTTATTGGGCTTATAATTTATGGTGTTGAGCAATTGTATCATTATTTTATAATGTAA